The following proteins come from a genomic window of Miscanthus floridulus cultivar M001 chromosome 2, ASM1932011v1, whole genome shotgun sequence:
- the LOC136540532 gene encoding small ribosomal subunit protein uS2-like: MAAAAGGGAVRALSQKEQDIQMMLAADVHLGTKNCDFQMERYVFKRRTDGIYIINLGKTWEKLQLAARVIVAIENPQDIIVQSARPYGQRAVLKFAQYTGAHAIAGRHTPGTFTNQLQTSFSEPRLLILTDPRTDHQPIKESALGNIPTIAFCDTDSPMRYVDIGIPANNKGRNSIGCLFWLLARMVLQMRGTILPGHKWEVMVDLFFYRDPEEAKEQEEEAAAAPDFAPITDYQGADQWGAEQWTSDVAAPPVAPGADWGAAPAPVPTGDGWDQTGAPVPADGVVPPVVAPTGWDQAAPPTAQGWE, from the exons ATGGCGGCAGCAGCAGGCGGAGGCGCGGTGCGCGCGCTGTCTCAGAAGGAGCAGGACATACAGATGATGCTCGCCGCCGACGTCCACCTCGGCACCAAGAACTGCGATTTCCAGATGGAGCGCTATGTCTTTAAGCGCCGCACCGACG GCATCTACATCATCAACCTTGGCAAGACATGGGAGAAGCTCCAGCTCGCGGCGAGGGTTATCGTTGCCATCGAGAACCCTCAGGACATCATTGTCCAGTCCGCCCGTCCCTACGGCCAGCGTGCTGTCCTCAAGTTCGCGCAGTACACCGGAGCTCATGCTATTGCCGGGAGGCACACCCCTGGTACCTTCACCAATCAGCTCCAGACCTCCTTCAGCGAGCCTCGCCTGCTCATCCTTACTGACCCAAGGACTGACCACCAG CCAATCAAGGAGTCTGCTCTGGGGAACATCCCGACCATTGCCTTCTGTGACACTGACTCTCCCATGCGGTATGTCGATATCGGCATTCCAGCGAACAACAAGGGGAGGAACAGCATTGGATGCCTGTTCTGGCTTTTGGCCAGGATGGTTCTGCAGATGAGGGGCACTATCCTCCCTGGGCACAAGTGGGAAGTCATG GTTGATCTGTTCTTCTACAGAGACCCAGAGGAAGCAAAGGAGCAAGAGGAGGAAGCTGCCGCGGCCCCTGACTTCGCCCCAATCACTGATTACCAAGGAGCTGATCAGTGGGGTGCTGAGCAATGGACATCAGATGTGGCTGCGCCGCCTGTTGCTCCTGGTGCTGATTGGGGTGCTGCTCCAG CTCCGGTTCCTACCGGTGATGGCTGGGATCAAACTGGGGCCCCAGTACCTGCGGATGGCGTCGTTCCTCCAGTGGTTGCTCCGACTGGTTGGGACCAAGCAGCCCCGCCCACTGCCCAGGGCTGGGAGTAG
- the LOC136540530 gene encoding protein DETOXIFICATION 12-like: MGSSEAPLLLAHPREGKEDPEADVGDRRRLRCCWWWRRCGASSEGWWAEATAEAGRLAALAAPMIAVALLQLMMQLISTIMVGHLGEVPLAGAAIANSLTNVSGFSVLMGLASGLETICGQAFGAEQYHKVALYTYRSIIVLLIASLPMAIIWVFIPDVLPLIGQDPQIASEAGRYALWLIPGLFAFSVAQCLSKFLQSQSLIFPMVLSSLTTLVVFIPLCWFMVYKVGMGNAGAAFAVSICDWVEVTVLGLYIKLSPSCEKTRAPFTWEAFQGIGNFMRLAVPSALMICLEWWSYELLVLLSGILPNAALETSVLSICISTVILVYNLPYGIGTAASVRVSNELGAGNPDGARLVVIIALSIIICTAVLLSVTLLSLRHFVGIAFSNEEEVVNYVTRMVPLLSISVLTDNLQGVLSGISRGCGWQHLGAYVNLGAFYLVGIPVGLVAGFALHLGGAGFWIGMIAGGATQVTLLSVITAMTNWRKMADKARDRVYEGSLATQAD; encoded by the exons ATGGGCTCTTCCGAGGCGCCGCTGCTGCTCGCGCACCCGCGCGAGGGGAAGGAGGACCCGGAGGCGGACGTGGGAGATCGGCGCCGCCTccgctgctgctggtggtggcgGCGTTGCGGCGCTTCGTCGGAAGGGTGGTGGGcggaggcgacggcggaggcCGGGCGGCTGGCTGCGCTGGCGGCGCCCATGATCGCCGTGGCGCTGCTGCAGCTCATGATGCAGCTTATCTCCACCATCATGGTCGGACACCTCGGCGAGGTGCCCCTCGCCGGCGCCGCCATCGCCAACTCGCTCACCAACGTCTCCGGATTCAGCGTCCTC ATGGGACTGGCATCCGGATTGGAAACTATCTGTGGACAGGCCTTCGGGGCAGAACAGTATCATAAGGTAGCTTTATATACCTACAGGTCTATAATTGTACTCCTTATTGCGAGTTTACCCATGGCCATTATATGGGTTTTCATCCCAGACGTACTTCCTCTCATAGGTCAGGATCCACAAATAGCGAGCGAGGCCGGGAGGTATGCCTTGTGGCTTATCCCTGGTTTATTCGCCTTCAGTGTAGCTCAATGCCTTTCAAAGTTCCTGCAATCTCAGAGCCTGATTTTTCCCATGGTTCTGAGCTCCTTGACTACACTCGTTGTCTTTATTCCTTTGTGCTGGTTCATGGTTTACAAAGTTGGGATGGGTAATGCTGGAGCTGCTTTTGCAGTCAGCATCTGTGACTGGGTTGAAGTCACGGTTCTTGGTCTTTACATTAAGTTATCACCTTCTTGTGAGAAAACTCGTGCTCCATTCACGTGGGAAGCTTTTCAAGGGATTGGCAATTTCATGCGGTTGGCTGTACCTTCGGCTCTTATGATTTG TCTTGAATGGTGGTCATATGAGCTGCTTGTTCTGCTTTCTGGGATCTTACCAAATGCAGCACTTGAAACTTCTGTGCTCTCTATATG TATCTCTACAGTAATATTGGTGTACAATCTCCCATATGGCATTGGAACAGCTGCAAG CGTGCGTGTGTCAAATGAACTAGGTGCAGGGAACCCAGACGGTGCCCGCTTAGTAGTAATTATCGCTTTATCCATTATAATTTGCACGGCGGTTCTGTTGAGCGTAACTCTTCTATCGTTGCGCCATTTCGTCGGAATTGCTTTCAGCAATGAGGAGGAGGTTGTAAATTATGTCACCAGAATGGTACCATTGCTTTCAATTTCAGTTCTTACTGACAACCTCCAAGGAGTCCTTTCAG GTATTTCTAGAGGCTGTGGTTGGCAGCATTTAGGCGCCTATGTTAACTTGGGCGCATTCTATCTTGTTGGCATTCCTGTGGGGCTTGTTGCCGGTTTTGCTTTGCATCTAGGAGGAGCTGGGTTTTGGATTGGCATGATAGCTGGTGGGGCCACACAGGTCACTCTCCTATCAGTCATCACTGCAATGACAAACTGGCGGAAAATG GCTGACAAAGCTAGGGATCGAGTATATGAGGGAAGTCTTGCAACACAAGCAGATTGA